A window of Chryseobacterium sp. IHB B 17019 genomic DNA:
CGATCACAATTCCTGCCATGTCAAATTTAAAGCTTGTTTTAGAAGTTGCTTCTAAAGGAAATGCGCCTTGTCCGGTTGCCTGAGCCATCAATGTTTTATCTTTAATAAATACATTAATTTTTAAAGGAATATCAGGGCTTGAATAATTCCCGACAAATTTTTGCAGTTCAGCTTCCGGAATTACAAGTGTCTTGAAACTTGGCATTTCGAAGTCTTTACCCATCGCTGTTTCCAGCATTTTAATAGAAATTTCGTTCGTATCCATATCCGCCTGATTCGTAGTAAAGCTCATTGCCGTTTTCAAGTCGGGAAAATAAAATAAGGCTGATCTGAAATTGTCAATCCCGCCTGTATGCCCGAATCCTGAATATTCCTCGAAAGGAACTTTCACCAAACCATACCCGTAACCATCCATGAAATTTTTCATCTTGTTCAGGCTTTCCGGTTTAATTAATTTTCCCTGTTCCAGACCTAGAATAAACTTCAAAAGTTCTGTCGGTGTAGAAATAATATTTCCTGCACCGATTGGAATGCTCATGTCAGTTTCCGATGAAATCTGATAATTTCCGTTGGTAAACTGATAAGATTTTGCCTGGTTTTTTGAGGTGTCGATTTTGCCGCCAACTTCCGTTAACGTTAATTTTAATGGTCTTACAATTTTATCTTTAATTAAATCTGCATATGATTTTTTATAAGCTTTTTCAAGAATAAAACCTAGCAAAATATAGTTTGAATTGCTGTATTCATGCTTTAAACCGGGTTCAAAGTCGCTTTTATATTTTTTAATGATATTGACTAAATTGCTTTCCGTTTGAGGTTGTTTATTGTATTGCCAATATTCTGCTTCGTTGGTGAGATTGTGGATTCCGGTTCTGTGCTGCAGTAAGTTTTCGATGGTAATTTTATCTGCATTTGGAATGTCGGGATAGAAATCAGAAAGCTTTTTGTCGAGTGAAAGTTTTTTATCCTCAACGGCCTTCATTATCAAAACCGCAGTGAAAGTCTTGCTAATAGAACCAATGCGATATTGTGTATTCATATTGGCTTTCTGTTTTGTCTCTATGTCAGAAAATCCAACTACCTTAATGAAAGTAGGCTGATTATTCTCTGCAAAAGCAAAGCTTCCCATTACTTTATGGTGTACAAAGAGAGAATCTAAGTAATTTCCTAGTTTTTCCTTTACATTATTTTGAGAGAAAGCAGTAGTTGAAAGGCTGATTGCTGAAAGTAAAAGTAACTTTTTAAACATACTTTTGAGATTTAGTCAATAGGTTGAAAAAATTCGCTGAATGTTACAAAAAAAGTGAAGTTTTACACTTCACTTTTTAATGCTTTCTTCCTTGTTAAGAAGATATTTTAATTTTATCGGATTCTGTTTGCAATGCCAAAACAATTTGATAATTATTTCGTCTGTTTTAATTTCATAAATCAGCTTAACTTGCTTCTTTCCAATAAAGGTATATTTTATATTAGGAAATCTTTCTAAAGACGGATGTTTTACAATGTCATCAATTATCGTCTGTCTGAAATTCTTAATATCATTTTTTAAAATGGCAATTTCCTTTATAGTCCAATTGGCTTTTAGAAAATCAACAATTTCTTTTAAAGAGTTTTTGGCAGTTTCTGAAATTAAGATTTTCATTTTTTATTAAATATTTCATCTAAAAAATCATCAGTCAGCTCTTGAGATTTGCCATTTTTATATTCATTTTCACTTTGTTCCATTACTTTCCCAAAATATTCTGAGCTTTCAATCTCATCCCAAGAGTAAGTTTTATCATTATCGGAAACCTCAATACTCTTAATACCTTTTATCTGGGATAAAAGTTTTTTGATGAAAGGAACATCTGCATATTCGTCTAAGTTGATTTTAATTTCCATAATTCCTTGAATTCAAACAAAGTTAATGAATTATTGTTAAAAATTAAATCGCAACCGGTGCTTTAATTCCCGGATGTGGATCGTAATTTTCCAATGTAAAATCTTCAAAATCAAAACCAAAGATATCTTTGATTTCCGGATTTAATTTCATCGTTGGAAGCGGTCTCGGATCTCTTGACAATTGTTTATTTACCTGTTCAAAATGATTATTGTAAATATGAACATCACCGAAGCTGTGAACATAATCTCCCACTTCAAGGTCACAAACCTGTGCTACCATCATCAATAACAGTGCATAACTCGCGATATTAAACGGAACACCAAGAAAAACGTCCGCACTTCTCTGATACAATTGCAACGACAGCTTCCCGTCCGCCACATAAAACTGAAATAGCGCGTGACAAGGTGCCAAAGCCATGTTCGGGATTTCTGATACGTTCCATGCAGAAACGATCAACCTTCTGGAATCAGGATTTTTCTTTATCTGGTCGATCACTTCTGTAATCTGGTCTACAACTTTTCCGTCGGCTCCGTTCCAACTTCTCCACTGCGCCCCGTAAACAGGGCCGAGATCTCCGTTTTCATCCGCCCATTCGTCCCAGATTGAAACTCCGTTGTCGTTTAAATATTTAACGTTTGTATCTCCTTTCAGGAACCAAAGCAGTTCATAAATAATGGATTTCAAATGCACTTTTTTAGTTGTCACCAAAGGAAAACCTTTCGACAGGTCATATCTCAGCTGATACCCGAAAACACTCCTTGTTCCGGTTCCGGTTCTGTCGGTTTTATCCGTTCCGTTGTCTAAAATATGTTGTAGAAGGTCTAAGTAATTTTGCATTTTGAAAATAAATTGATGGTTCAAATTTAGAAAAAACCAACCGATTTTTTGTTATCATAAGTCATAAAAAAGAAATCATTTATGAAATATTATCTATGACTGCCTTGAGCAAAAAATTACCAGATTTCTTCAATGGTCTGATTGATATTGTTAATGGAAAACGTGTGCCCGGAACTCAATCCTGACATTGCTATTACTAAAGGAGATTCATCGGAAACTGTCATGATTTTCTGATTATCATAAGTAATTTCTCCCACAGAAGCCGAAATATAAAATAGCCCTTTATCCGTTTTTACCAATGCTCCGTTTTGAGCTTTTGATGAGGGTTCCGGAGTTATTTTTTGAATTAATGCCTGTTGGTTTAGAGTTTCATTCAATTGCCTTTGGAGGTTGTTGATTTCCTGCTGGAGCATTTCACGTCCGGTTTCATATTTGTCTCCCATAGAACTTTTCGTATCGTTATTCGAAGCCCTGGTTTCCGCAATGAGATTTTCAAAACTTTGTATTTTCTCGGTGATTTTATTTTTAATGATTTCTAGTATTCTTGATTTATCCATAGACAACAGCTTTCATTTAACATAAAATTCAAATGTATTAAATATTTTTAATCCCCTTCAATACAATAACAGGATAATTTACACTGTAATATCAAATTTTAAATAAAAAGCGGACTGATAAGCCCGCCTTAATTTATAATTTCAGCCAGAATAGTAACGGCCTGGTATTTCATTTTTCGAAAACTGCAAAATCTCCGGGTTTGAAATCAAAATCTTTTCTTTCATTAAAATCCCTTTTTGTTTTCTCAAATACATCTTTGAAAGATCCCGATACATGTTCATCTTCAATACTAAAATTTACCGGCTCTTTCGACATATTTAAGACTACCAAAACCTCATCATTCCCATTTTTTCTGACGTAAGCTAAAATTTTATCGTTGGCTGTTGTATTCAGAAAATAGGTTGTCACATTTTGGTCACCGCCTCTTAATGCAGGATTCGATGATTTTAAATTTAACAATGTTTTGTAAAAGTCTGCCATTTGATAAGTATTTGTCCATTTGATGACATCTTTTTCAAAGAATTCCAGTCTTTTCATATTAGGAAGCTCTTGTCCGGAATATAATAACGGAATACCATTCCATGTTGTTGAAAATACGGCCATTGGCTTAGCAATAACACCATATTTTTCGTATTCTGTTCCGTTCCAAGAATTTTCGTCGTGATTCGTTGTAAACCAGGCCCTCATCGAATGATCACCGATTGCTGAATATTTTATAAGTAAATCTTTAAGCTCTTGAAGCGGTTCGTTTTTCTTGTAATAATCTTCGGATTTGTGCATCCATTTCCATGAATAGCTTGCATCGAAAACTTTTCCGTAACCTGGATTTTCCAGTTCATCATATTCTCCAATCCAGAAAAGCGGCTTTATTTTTTCAACTTCGGGACGGGCCTGTTCCCAGAAATCAACTTCCACCCATGAAGCAAGGTCGCATCTGAAACCGTCGATATTGGTTTCTTTTACCCAATATTTCATAGCCTCGATCATAGCAAGGCGCATTTCCTGATTTTTGTAATCAAGCTCGATGATATCGTCCATCCCAGAGGCGCGGTGAAAGCTTCCGTCGGGGTCTTTTAAATAAAATTCGGGATGCGTTTTTGTCCAAACGTGATCCCAGCCAGTGTGATTCGCAACCCAGTCGATCAATACTTTGAACCCTAATCTGTGGGCTTCATTTACCATATGCTTGAAATCGTCCAACGTTCCGAATTCAGGGTTGATGGAAGTATAATCTGCCGCTGCATATTGACTTCCCAAACTTCCTTTTTTATTTTCCTGGGCAATCGGAGTGATCGGCATAAACCAAAGTGTTTTTACACCCATGGATTTCAGTCGGGGCATCTCTTTTTCAAATGCTTTGAAAGTTCCTTCCTGAGTATATTGTCTAAGATTGACTTCGTAAATATTTGTAGTTTGTTTCCAGTTTTTAGGTAAATCCGTCATGCTTTTCTTTGTATTTTGAGTAGTACAGGAAACAATTCCCAGACCAATTACAGCTAATAAAATTAATTTTTTCATTAATTCAGTTTTAACAAAAATAGGGAAAGGTTTTTTAAATGTGAACGGTGAATGGTGAATTTTTTAACTAAGAATGAATATATTTTTGGTGGATTTTTAATCTAATTATGGTTTTTGCGGTAAGATTCCCCTCCTCTGGAGGGGTGGCGAAAATTCTTTAGAATTTTTGACGGGGTGGTTTTCAACAGCATGTATTTCCTAGCCCCGATTGCAGCATTTGTTTGAGCTCATTTTTTGGGTTTGGGCGGCGGCTTTGCCGCCGCCCAAACCCAAAAAATAGCGAGTGCGGAAAGCGGGAAATAGCTCCTGAAAAGATGGAAGTTTGAAGATGAATGTTGGGAGTTTACAATAATTGGGAATAGAGATTCTGCCTGCGACGGAAATCAAATTTATTCAACAAAAAGCCCCGAATTTTCATTCGGGGCAGTATATTTTATGTTTATCGATTATCTTTCGTCATCGTTGTCATCCTCATCATCGAAAACATCATCGTTGTAGTCTTCTTCCTCTTCATCATCAAAATCTTCGTCTTCATCTACAAAGCCGGTACCTCCTGCAAAATCATCCACAAAGTTGAAATCATCGTCCAATAAAGGCATCGCTGATTTTTTCTTGGATCCTCCACCGTTTTTAGTTGGTGCTTTCAAAGGAACGTTTCCAAATCTGTAAACCGTGATGGGATAATTCACGCCTTTTGTTTCGTCAATAATCTCAACAAGCTCACAGAAAAATTCCCAAAGATCGAGAAGTCCGTACTGGAACTGAGCTTTATCACTTACATTTTCGAAGGCTTCATCAATGTACACATCCGACATAATTTCGCCATCGCCATCGTCACTCATATCTTCCAACGGAACACTTTTTACGATCGTTCCGTCTTCTTCCAGCAAATTAAAAGTGGAAAGCTCGTCTCCCTGCAAGCTGAATGCACTTTTAATTCCTAAATGTAAGTTCCATAGCGTCTGTTTTCCCTTAACTTCGATATCTCGGAAAATATCTTCTTTCGCATCTAATATTACGCGGATTTTGTAAACCATCAGTTTTAAATTACTTTTTTTGCCTTTTTTATTATGATAAATCTCTGTTGCAAATATAAAATAAATGAGATGTGACAAAAAAATATTTCAGGATTTTTTAAAATATTTTTTTTTCTTACATTTTGCAAAAATTATTTACTTTTTTCAAGCATAAAACTGAACTTAGTTCCTTCGAGATATACACTCTCTACAGTAATGTTTTCATTGTGCGCTTCGAGAATGTGTTTTACGATCGCCAATCCCAGCCCGGAACCGCCTTCACGTCTGCTTCTACTGGTCTCTACACGGTAGAATCTCTCGAAAATCCTCGGAAGACTTTCGGATTTGATCCCCATCCCGTTGTCTATAACTTCTATTAAAACTTTGTTTTTAAGAACACTTGTTTTTACCACTACTTTAGCTTCCTGCCTGTTGGCATAATGAATTGCATTAGAAATCAGATTAATAAAGACCTGTGAAATCTTCTGCTTGTCGGCTTCAACGAAAATCTGCGGGTACAGGGTCTGGATCTGCAATGTAGCGTTGTGTTTTTCGGCTTCAAGATCAAGAAGGTCGAAAATTTCTTTGACTAATAAATTAACATCAAATCTTGAAACGGTAAGATTAATTTCGCCCGCCTCGAGCCTGTTGATCATGTCAAGGTCTGTGACAATGGCAATCAATCTTTCAACAGATTTGTCGATTCTTTCTAAATATTTGTCGCGGATGGTAAGGTTATCCACTCCACCGTCCCGTAAAGTTTCTACATAACCCTGAATGGAGAATAATGGAGTTTTAAGCTCATGGGAAACGTTTCCGATGTATTCTTTACGGTAGCTTTCCATTTCCTTCATCATATCGAGTTCTGTAACTTTCTGCTGATTAAGGTCGGAAAATCTTTCTCCCAATTCTTTAATGGTGATATTTTCATGATCATTATGAACAATCTCCTGAGGCAAAAGCTGTGAAAGACCTCGAACCTGTTTTTTACCATAATAATTAAACAGTAATTCCAGTACGATATAATTAATTACAAAAATAAGAATGAGGCAAATAAAAAGCCCAAGCTTGAAAAACGGAGTTTTGTAATAGATATCCTTTAGTGAATCAAAGATGATTACTAAAAGAAACATCACCAACGTCAGAAGACAGGAGGCGACGAGTGTAAGTCTGTAAAATTTCAATTTTACAAAATTTTATTGGTTAATGTAAAGGTATAAAATGAAATTGAGTATTAAACAATAAGTTTATACCCAATTCCTTTTAATGTCTGGATTGTATTAATACCCAGTTTTTCTCTTAATCTTCTGATGTGCACATCGATGGTTCTTTCTCCCACAATTACATCATTCCCCCAAACTTTTTCCAGAATTTCTTCTCTTTTGAATACTTTTTCGGTGTTTGAAGCTAATAAATAAAGAAGATCGAATTCCTTTTTCGGAAGTAAGAATTGCTGTCCGCTTTTGGAAACTCTGAAGTTGTCTTTATCAATGACAAGATCACCAATTTCTATTAATTTAGCATTATCAGAAACCTGAGAGGTTAATTGTAATAAAGCGTTCACTTTAGAAATAAGAATCTTCGGTTTGATCAGCTTCACAATGTAATCGTTTGCGCCTGCCTGGAAACCAGCTAATTGGGAGAACTCTTCACTTCTTGCGGAAAGGAAAACGATTAATGTTTTCTGAAGTTCTTTAATTTTGCGAAGTTCCTGACAAGTTTCGATACCGTCTTTTTCGGGCATCATTACATCTAATAAGATAAGATCAGGGATGATTTCTTTAGCTTTGCTGATACCTTCGTTACCGTTTGTAGCAGTGAAGATGTCGTAACCTTCCTTTTCCAGGTTATAAGACAGAATCTCTAAAATATCCAGTTCGTCGTCTATTAAGAGGATTTTCTTTTGGTTCATTTTCAAGTTTTACGTGTCAAAGTTAATAATATTTTAATCACAGTTTAATAAAAGGGATATCGTTCACATAAAGTTAACAATAATATCCTTTTCTTAATATTTAGTTAAGAAAAATTTAAATTTCGCTAAACCATTTGCAACACTATTCTTTCCTTCCTTTGCACCGAAAGAATATAGTAAAAAAGAAATGAACTTTAGAAAACTGAGTATTGCAGTTTTGTTTTTAACAACATCGGGAACTGTACTTTACGCTCAAGAAACAAAAAAAGACACTGCAAAATCTGAAAAGAAAATCGAAGGTGTCGTAATTAAAGGGTCAACCAGAAAAGGCGCGGAATCTAATATTATCAGCTTACAGAAAAAATCCGTAGAAGTAATTGAACGAGTAGGTTCTGTACAGCTTGCCAAACAAGGGGTAAGTGATGCAGCAACAGCGGTAACGAAAGCTACCGGAACTCAGAAGCAGGAAAGCAGCGGGCAGATTTTCGTAAGAGGTTTAGGAGACAGGTATAATTCTACAACAATGAATGGCCTTCCTATCCCATCTAATGATCCTCTTTATAAAAACATTGACTTAGGTATCGTGAAAACTGATATGATCGATTATCTAAGCTTAGAAAAAGTATATACTCCGAGAATCTGGGGTGATATGGCTGGTGCAAACGTAGATATCGTTTCAAAAGTATACACGGGAAAGCCTTATTTTAAAGTAAACTTAGGGTCTTCAGTAAACTTTAATGCTATTCAGAAAAATAACTTCTATCTTCAGGACGGACCGAATTTCTTCGGAACCGATATCATCAAAAAACCATCCAACGCATCTGTTGCAAGTGCAGGATACGTTTTCAAAACTTCTTGGCAGAATAAGGAACAGAATAATCCTTTCGCATCATCTTTAGGAATTGATTTCGGAACAAACTTCAAAGTAGGTTCTACAGGGAGATTGAGCATCTTCGGATATGCCGCATTTGATAACGATTATGGATATATAAAAGGAACCGCAGGTGGTTCTTATGACGGACAAAATACTCCGCTAAAAATCTATAACGACGCGGAAGAATACAGATACCTTACAAACAGTACAGGTTTATTAAACTTAAACTATAAGATCAACAATAATCATAACATTAATTTCACTACAAATTATATCCACACAACAGATCAGAAATTAGGTAATTATAAAGGATATAACAGAGATTATTATGATAATGATCCATTACAGGAAAGATATGTAACCAATTTAAGAAGAGCTACTTATAAAGTAAACGATTTATTTGTAAATCAATTAAGAGGTGAGCATACTTTATCTGAACCATTTAAAATTTCATGGAATCTAGGTTTCAACAGACTGGAAAGTAAAAGACCGGATCGTCAGCAAAACGTAACGATCTTCGACAAGCAGATGAACACAAGCTTCTTTGCAAGCAGTAACCCGGGAGCCAACAACAGATATTTCGATAACCTTATAGAGAATGATTATGTAGGAGATATTCATGCAGATTATAAATTTTCTGATAAAGCAAAACTGACTTTAGGGTACAGCGGAAGATACAAAGACAGCGATTTCAGAGCGACTCAGTACAACTTCAGAATTAAGCTAAACCAGGGAAGTTACTTTGTAGATCCTAATAACTACGATACCTTCTTCAACCCGTTGAATTACCAGATCGGTGCTTTTGATATCGTAACTTTCAGAGGAGATGTGAAATTTGATCCTGCTACCGCTTTAATTCCTCAGTTCTTTACTTCTGAAATCTTCAACAATGCAGGATATGTAAACTTTGATTATAAGTTTAATGAAAAATTAACTGCTCAGATCGGTGTTCGTTATGACAATTTAAGTCAAAAAATGACGTACAACACGGCATTACTTTCAAACGGTGGTACTTTAGATAAAAATTATAATAAAATTTTACCAACATTAAACGTTAAGTATGCTTTAAACGATTTCAACAACTTCAGATTGTCGGCATCCAAAACTTATACTACTCCACTTTTATTGGAAATGGCTCCGTTCGAATATGAAGATATTGATGAATCAAGCTTAGGAAACAAGGACGTTTATCCGTCTGACAACTATAATTTGGACTTAAAATGGGAATGGTTCCCGAAAAAGAATGAAGTAATTTCCATTACAGCTTTCGGAAAATATATCAAAAACCCGATTTCCAGAATTACAATCGCTTCTTCATCAAACGTAGTTTCTTTTGCAAACGTTGGAGAAAGCGCAAGAGTATTCGGAGCTGAAGTTGAATTCAGAAAAGACCTTTATTCAAAAGGAAACTCAAGATTCTACACTTTCCTTAATGCAACCTATTTGAATACTGAGCAGGATCTTGATTCTAAAAAACTAACGGAAGAAAACACTTATGTTTCAGGAAACTTCCTTAAAGATAAAGAAAAAATGCAGGGAGCTTCAGATTTCTTAGCCAACGTAAACCTAGGTTGGGAAAGCAAATGGAAAAACGGAAATCTTGACCTTGTAGTGGCTTACTCTTACATCGGAGACAATATTTACTCTCTAGGATTCGAGAAAAGAGGAAATATGGTAGACAAGGCGATCAATACACTTGATGCTACAGCAAGATTCAAATTCAACAATGGATTGGGGATCTCTCTTCAGGGTAAAAACTTAATCAATCCTACTATTAAAAGAATTCAGGATAACGAAGGAACAGAGCTTGTTTCTAAAGAATACAAAAGAGGTATTGGTTTAGGACTAGGTGTTTCTTACGAATTTTAAAAAATATAAATAACAGAATAAAAATCTAAAAGTATTATGAAAAAGAATCACTTAAAATTAATAGCTGCGGCTTTATTTATTGGTACTTCATTCGCAATCCAATCATGCAGCGACAGTGATGATGATTCAATCCCAACAGTATCTCCTGTAGGAATCGCTCAAGATCCAAATAACTTCAAAGGTGATGTTCCTAACGGACAGGTTGTAACATTAGATCCTTCTAAAGTATACAAGCTTACAGGTGCTGTAATGGTAAAAGACGGTGGTAAACTAGTTATCCCTGCAGGTACAAGAATTGAAGCTACTGGTGGTACTTCTTCTTTTATTACAATTGAACAGGGAGGTCAGATTTTTGCTAACGGTACAGCTTCTGCGCCTGTAGTATTCACTTCTCCTGCCAGTACACCGGGAAGCTGGGGAGGATTAGTACTTTGTGGTAGAGCTCCTATCAACAAAGGAACTTCTGCTACTGCGGAAGTAGGAAATGCAACGTATGGAGGTACAAACGCTGCTGATAACTCAGGATCTTTAACCTATGTAAGAGTTGAATATGCCGGAGCAATCTATACTGCAGACAAAGAATTCAACGGACTTTCTCTTTTCGGAGTTGGAAACGCAACTAAAGTAGAAAATGTAGCTTTAGTAAACGGATCTGATGACGGTATCGAGTTCTTCGGTGGAACAGTAAATGTTTCAAACATCGTTTCTATCAGCAATGAAGATGATGGTTTCGACTGGACAGAAGGATGGAACGGAACAGCAACTAACGTTTACACAAAAAGAAGAGCAAACGGAACAGGAAACAGAGGTATCGAGGCTGATAACAACTCAAACAACCACGATGCATCTCCAAGATCAAACCCAACGATCAAAAATGCTACTTTCATCGGAGCTACTTCAGGTGAAGCAGATGGTATCAAACTAAGAGTTGGAACTTATGCTACAATTGACAACATCGTACTTTCAGGTTGGACTACAGGAATCAACATGGAAAATGATGCTACAGTAAGCTACTTCAACGGAGGTGGAAAAATTACAAACGTAAAGTTTGACAACATCACCAATAAAGCTTCTGCTAAATCTAATGCAGGTGCTTCTGTAACAGTTTTAGCTAATACGTATACAGAAAATACCAACGCAGCAGGTGCTGGAAACGGAACTGCAACTCCTACTTGGGCTTCAGGATGGTCTAGCTTATAAGAATTAGTAATTAGTTTTCTTTATATCAAATTAAACAACGGCATCGGAAGTAATTTTCCGATGCCGTTTTATATTTATAGTTTTATAAATTATTAAATGTAAAAAGAAAGTATTAATTTGGTATTCTCAAATATAAATCCTAAAAGGTTTATCAAGAAATTTAAAATTATGAAAAGAAATCACTTAAAATTAATAATTGCAGCATTCATCATTGGTTGTTCTTCATTCGCTTTGTATTCATGCGATAAAGATGATGATGTCATTCCTACGATAGTTCCTGTAGGAATAGCTCAGGATCCTAATAATTTTAAAGGTGATATCCCAGCAGGACAGGTTGTAACACTCAGCCCAACAACAGTTTATGTACTCACAGGAACTATTAAAATAAAAGACGGCGGAAAACTGGTCATTCCTGCAGGAACAAGAATTGTAGCAACAGCAGGAGCTTCTTCTTACATTTTGGTTGAGCAGGGCGGACAGATCTTTGCCAACGGAACCAATGCTTCCCCTGTCCTATTCACATCTTCTGCAGCTACTCCCGGAAGTTGGGGCGGGCTGGTTCTTTGCGGAAAAGCACCCGTTAATACCGGAAATTCCAACTCCTCAGAATTGGGAAATGCTGCGTATGGAGGAACCACGGATACAGATAATTCTGGATCTTTGACTTATGTAAGAATTGAATATGCAGGTGCAGACTATAATTCCCAAAA
This region includes:
- a CDS encoding IS1096 element passenger TnpR family protein yields the protein MVYKIRVILDAKEDIFRDIEVKGKQTLWNLHLGIKSAFSLQGDELSTFNLLEEDGTIVKSVPLEDMSDDGDGEIMSDVYIDEAFENVSDKAQFQYGLLDLWEFFCELVEIIDETKGVNYPITVYRFGNVPLKAPTKNGGGSKKKSAMPLLDDDFNFVDDFAGGTGFVDEDEDFDDEEEEDYNDDVFDDEDDNDDER
- a CDS encoding thymidylate synthase produces the protein MQNYLDLLQHILDNGTDKTDRTGTGTRSVFGYQLRYDLSKGFPLVTTKKVHLKSIIYELLWFLKGDTNVKYLNDNGVSIWDEWADENGDLGPVYGAQWRSWNGADGKVVDQITEVIDQIKKNPDSRRLIVSAWNVSEIPNMALAPCHALFQFYVADGKLSLQLYQRSADVFLGVPFNIASYALLLMMVAQVCDLEVGDYVHSFGDVHIYNNHFEQVNKQLSRDPRPLPTMKLNPEIKDIFGFDFEDFTLENYDPHPGIKAPVAI
- a CDS encoding serine hydrolase domain-containing protein produces the protein MFKKLLLLSAISLSTTAFSQNNVKEKLGNYLDSLFVHHKVMGSFAFAENNQPTFIKVVGFSDIETKQKANMNTQYRIGSISKTFTAVLIMKAVEDKKLSLDKKLSDFYPDIPNADKITIENLLQHRTGIHNLTNEAEYWQYNKQPQTESNLVNIIKKYKSDFEPGLKHEYSNSNYILLGFILEKAYKKSYADLIKDKIVRPLKLTLTEVGGKIDTSKNQAKSYQFTNGNYQISSETDMSIPIGAGNIISTPTELLKFILGLEQGKLIKPESLNKMKNFMDGYGYGLVKVPFEEYSGFGHTGGIDNFRSALFYFPDLKTAMSFTTNQADMDTNEISIKMLETAMGKDFEMPSFKTLVIPEAELQKFVGNYSSPDIPLKINVFIKDKTLMAQATGQGAFPLEATSKTSFKFDMAGIVIDFYPAKKQFVIIQGGTKNTFTKE
- a CDS encoding sensor histidine kinase — its product is MKFYRLTLVASCLLTLVMFLLVIIFDSLKDIYYKTPFFKLGLFICLILIFVINYIVLELLFNYYGKKQVRGLSQLLPQEIVHNDHENITIKELGERFSDLNQQKVTELDMMKEMESYRKEYIGNVSHELKTPLFSIQGYVETLRDGGVDNLTIRDKYLERIDKSVERLIAIVTDLDMINRLEAGEINLTVSRFDVNLLVKEIFDLLDLEAEKHNATLQIQTLYPQIFVEADKQKISQVFINLISNAIHYANRQEAKVVVKTSVLKNKVLIEVIDNGMGIKSESLPRIFERFYRVETSRSRREGGSGLGLAIVKHILEAHNENITVESVYLEGTKFSFMLEKSK
- a CDS encoding TonB-dependent receptor domain-containing protein is translated as MNFRKLSIAVLFLTTSGTVLYAQETKKDTAKSEKKIEGVVIKGSTRKGAESNIISLQKKSVEVIERVGSVQLAKQGVSDAATAVTKATGTQKQESSGQIFVRGLGDRYNSTTMNGLPIPSNDPLYKNIDLGIVKTDMIDYLSLEKVYTPRIWGDMAGANVDIVSKVYTGKPYFKVNLGSSVNFNAIQKNNFYLQDGPNFFGTDIIKKPSNASVASAGYVFKTSWQNKEQNNPFASSLGIDFGTNFKVGSTGRLSIFGYAAFDNDYGYIKGTAGGSYDGQNTPLKIYNDAEEYRYLTNSTGLLNLNYKINNNHNINFTTNYIHTTDQKLGNYKGYNRDYYDNDPLQERYVTNLRRATYKVNDLFVNQLRGEHTLSEPFKISWNLGFNRLESKRPDRQQNVTIFDKQMNTSFFASSNPGANNRYFDNLIENDYVGDIHADYKFSDKAKLTLGYSGRYKDSDFRATQYNFRIKLNQGSYFVDPNNYDTFFNPLNYQIGAFDIVTFRGDVKFDPATALIPQFFTSEIFNNAGYVNFDYKFNEKLTAQIGVRYDNLSQKMTYNTALLSNGGTLDKNYNKILPTLNVKYALNDFNNFRLSASKTYTTPLLLEMAPFEYEDIDESSLGNKDVYPSDNYNLDLKWEWFPKKNEVISITAFGKYIKNPISRITIASSSNVVSFANVGESARVFGAEVEFRKDLYSKGNSRFYTFLNATYLNTEQDLDSKKLTEENTYVSGNFLKDKEKMQGASDFLANVNLGWESKWKNGNLDLVVAYSYIGDNIYSLGFEKRGNMVDKAINTLDATARFKFNNGLGISLQGKNLINPTIKRIQDNEGTELVSKEYKRGIGLGLGVSYEF
- a CDS encoding type II toxin-antitoxin system RelE/ParE family toxin, with translation MKILISETAKNSLKEIVDFLKANWTIKEIAILKNDIKNFRQTIIDDIVKHPSLERFPNIKYTFIGKKQVKLIYEIKTDEIIIKLFWHCKQNPIKLKYLLNKEESIKK
- a CDS encoding response regulator; protein product: MNQKKILLIDDELDILEILSYNLEKEGYDIFTATNGNEGISKAKEIIPDLILLDVMMPEKDGIETCQELRKIKELQKTLIVFLSARSEEFSQLAGFQAGANDYIVKLIKPKILISKVNALLQLTSQVSDNAKLIEIGDLVIDKDNFRVSKSGQQFLLPKKEFDLLYLLASNTEKVFKREEILEKVWGNDVIVGERTIDVHIRRLREKLGINTIQTLKGIGYKLIV
- a CDS encoding alpha-amylase family glycosyl hydrolase; the protein is MKKLILLAVIGLGIVSCTTQNTKKSMTDLPKNWKQTTNIYEVNLRQYTQEGTFKAFEKEMPRLKSMGVKTLWFMPITPIAQENKKGSLGSQYAAADYTSINPEFGTLDDFKHMVNEAHRLGFKVLIDWVANHTGWDHVWTKTHPEFYLKDPDGSFHRASGMDDIIELDYKNQEMRLAMIEAMKYWVKETNIDGFRCDLASWVEVDFWEQARPEVEKIKPLFWIGEYDELENPGYGKVFDASYSWKWMHKSEDYYKKNEPLQELKDLLIKYSAIGDHSMRAWFTTNHDENSWNGTEYEKYGVIAKPMAVFSTTWNGIPLLYSGQELPNMKRLEFFEKDVIKWTNTYQMADFYKTLLNLKSSNPALRGGDQNVTTYFLNTTANDKILAYVRKNGNDEVLVVLNMSKEPVNFSIEDEHVSGSFKDVFEKTKRDFNERKDFDFKPGDFAVFEK